Proteins from one Bacillus alveayuensis genomic window:
- a CDS encoding hypothetical protein (product_source=Hypo-rule applied; transmembrane_helix_parts=Outside_1_4,TMhelix_5_27,Inside_28_47,TMhelix_48_65,Outside_66_73) — MIFRIFFYLIGFGFTIAGGVSCIAYLNIMTTGHTFFHYLKFISTRIECYLFVFGIVILSISIIYPSSEDEENT; from the coding sequence GTGATATTTCGAATCTTTTTTTACTTGATTGGTTTCGGCTTTACAATTGCTGGCGGGGTCAGCTGCATCGCCTATTTAAATATCATGACAACGGGTCATACCTTTTTCCATTATTTAAAATTTATCTCTACTCGTATTGAATGCTATTTGTTTGTTTTTGGAATCGTCATTTTGTCGATTAGTATTATTTACCCATCATCAGAAGATGAAGAAAATACATGA
- a CDS encoding hypothetical protein (product_source=Hypo-rule applied; pfam=PF12227), producing the protein MLFLHDVWVNWFEGEENGYNVCHFHEWRKDDSVELLEQVPLLKIDATLYDYIENELRDLPQQLLKDVYQKAYCRKNHERIQMDYCFVVSDGQGILAVDTIGYSIPIRKSRLIPRQEQLVYDMIKDIEPEKYEFNPELVQKKEYHILSLSPDYMRGLTRKERHLKQLLFMALDQLQSTRNTAEIKYWYTEWNPHMYEQIQHMNFDEVWNKLYTETIEGWSDRHLHLCEGLIKGQPFFEKLWEMEHESKVN; encoded by the coding sequence ATGTTGTTTCTTCATGATGTATGGGTGAATTGGTTCGAAGGAGAAGAAAATGGGTACAATGTCTGTCATTTTCATGAATGGAGAAAAGATGACAGTGTCGAGCTGTTAGAGCAAGTTCCGCTATTGAAAATTGATGCGACCTTATATGATTATATTGAAAATGAATTGCGTGACTTGCCTCAACAATTATTAAAAGATGTTTATCAAAAGGCTTATTGTCGAAAAAATCATGAGCGTATTCAGATGGATTATTGTTTTGTTGTTTCTGATGGGCAGGGAATCCTTGCGGTTGATACCATCGGATATTCCATTCCAATTCGAAAAAGCAGACTGATCCCTAGACAAGAACAACTTGTTTATGACATGATCAAAGATATTGAACCAGAAAAATATGAATTTAATCCAGAACTTGTACAAAAGAAAGAATATCATATTTTATCACTTTCTCCTGACTATATGAGGGGCTTGACACGAAAGGAACGTCATTTAAAGCAGCTTTTGTTTATGGCGCTTGATCAATTGCAATCAACGAGAAATACGGCAGAGATTAAATATTGGTATACGGAATGGAATCCTCACATGTATGAACAAATACAACATATGAACTTCGATGAAGTGTGGAACAAATTATATACAGAAACAATAGAAGGTTGGTCTGATAGACATTTACATTTATGTGAAGGTTTAATTAAAGGGCAGCCTTTCTTTGAAAAATTGTGGGAAATGGAGCATGAATCGAAAGTGAATTAA
- a CDS encoding tryptophanyl-tRNA synthetase (product_source=KO:K01867; cath_funfam=3.40.50.620; cog=COG0180; ko=KO:K01867; pfam=PF00579; superfamily=52374; tigrfam=TIGR00233) encodes MKTIFSGIQPSGTLTLGNYIGAMRQFVELQHDYNCYFCIVDQHAITVPQDRLELRKNIRSLAALYLAVGIDPEKSTLFIQSEVPAHAQAGWILQCLSYIGELERMTQFKDKSKGKEAVSAGLLTYPPLMAADILLYSTDLVPVGEDQKQHLELTRDLAERFNKKYNDIFTIPQVRIPKVGARIMSLQDPTKKMSKSDPNQKAFISLLDEPKQIEKKIKSAVTDSEGVVRYDKENKPGISNLLSIYSILGNISIEELEAMYQGKGYGEFKSDLAEVIVNALAPIQEKYYKLIDSEELDDILDKGAEKANKVASKMLKKMENAIGLGRKNRR; translated from the coding sequence ATGAAGACGATATTCTCAGGCATTCAACCTAGCGGAACTTTAACCCTTGGAAATTACATAGGCGCTATGCGTCAGTTTGTTGAGCTTCAACATGACTATAATTGTTATTTTTGTATCGTTGATCAGCATGCGATAACCGTTCCACAAGACCGCTTAGAGCTCAGAAAAAATATCCGAAGCTTAGCAGCCCTTTATTTAGCTGTTGGAATCGACCCTGAAAAATCAACTCTTTTTATTCAATCAGAAGTTCCTGCCCACGCCCAAGCAGGTTGGATATTGCAATGCTTATCTTATATTGGTGAACTAGAGCGGATGACACAATTTAAAGATAAATCAAAAGGGAAAGAAGCCGTTTCTGCTGGCTTATTAACCTATCCGCCACTTATGGCAGCAGATATCCTTTTATATAGCACTGACTTAGTTCCTGTTGGAGAGGATCAAAAGCAACACCTAGAATTAACACGTGATTTAGCTGAGCGCTTTAATAAAAAATACAATGACATATTTACGATTCCACAAGTGCGCATCCCAAAAGTTGGAGCCCGTATTATGTCGCTACAAGACCCAACTAAAAAAATGAGTAAATCCGATCCAAATCAAAAAGCATTTATCTCTCTTTTAGATGAGCCAAAGCAGATTGAAAAGAAAATAAAAAGTGCTGTTACCGATTCAGAAGGGGTTGTCCGCTACGATAAGGAGAATAAACCGGGAATTTCAAACTTACTATCGATTTATTCCATTTTAGGAAACATTTCAATTGAAGAGCTTGAAGCAATGTATCAAGGAAAAGGATACGGTGAATTTAAATCTGACTTAGCTGAAGTCATTGTCAATGCTCTCGCACCTATTCAAGAAAAGTATTACAAGCTCATTGACTCAGAAGAGCTCGATGACATCCTAGATAAAGGGGCAGAAAAAGCGAATAAAGTCGCAAGCAAAATGCTAAAGAAAATGGAAAACGCCATCGGTTTAGGACGTAAAAATCGCCGATAA
- a CDS encoding putative GNAT family acetyltransferase (product_source=COG2388; cath_funfam=3.40.630.30; cog=COG2388; pfam=PF13508; superfamily=55729): MNWYEKLNQYFPVQEMKSKEHMEALLKEKGDIYQKDEGPHHVLMYAEFNDFIFIDYIYVSKDARGKGIGHELISRLKKKGKPIILEVEPVDEDDADTEKRLRFYQRENFKHAQSIGYRRRSLATNKINEMEILYWSPTDASEEEIYEAMKKTYNQIHTYKDKEWYGKSYQDVDEVLTMDENRNGNIFDEIN; encoded by the coding sequence ATGAACTGGTACGAAAAATTAAATCAATATTTTCCTGTTCAAGAAATGAAATCAAAGGAACATATGGAAGCTCTTCTAAAAGAAAAAGGAGACATCTATCAAAAAGATGAGGGGCCTCATCATGTTCTCATGTATGCTGAATTTAATGATTTTATCTTTATTGATTATATTTACGTCTCAAAAGATGCGCGTGGGAAAGGGATTGGTCATGAACTCATCAGCCGTTTAAAGAAAAAAGGAAAACCGATTATTTTAGAAGTTGAGCCAGTTGATGAAGATGATGCTGATACAGAAAAACGATTAAGATTTTATCAACGTGAAAACTTTAAACATGCACAATCAATTGGTTATCGCAGACGTTCATTAGCCACAAATAAAATTAATGAAATGGAAATATTGTATTGGTCTCCGACAGATGCATCAGAAGAAGAAATATACGAAGCGATGAAGAAAACGTACAATCAGATACACACCTATAAAGATAAAGAATGGTATGGCAAGTCGTACCAAGATGTAGATGAAGTTTTGACAATGGATGAGAATCGTAACGGGAATATTTTCGATGAAATTAACTAA
- a CDS encoding regulatory protein spx (product_source=KO:K16509; cath_funfam=3.40.30.10; cog=COG1393; ko=KO:K16509; pfam=PF03960; superfamily=52833; tigrfam=TIGR01617): MVTLYTSPSCTSCRKAKAWLEEHNIEYKERNILAEPLTIDEIKGILRMTENGTDEIISTRSKVFQKLNIDVDSLPLQDLFDIIQKNPGLLRRPIIMDEKRLQVGYNEDEIRRFLPRKVRTYQLKEAQRLVN, encoded by the coding sequence ATGGTAACATTATATACATCTCCAAGCTGTACTTCATGTCGTAAAGCTAAAGCGTGGTTAGAAGAGCATAACATTGAATATAAAGAACGAAACATTTTGGCTGAACCGCTAACGATTGATGAAATTAAAGGAATTCTACGTATGACCGAAAATGGGACAGATGAAATTATTTCAACTAGATCAAAAGTGTTTCAAAAGTTAAATATCGATGTTGACTCGTTACCTCTTCAAGATTTATTTGATATTATTCAGAAAAATCCTGGACTACTACGCCGACCAATTATTATGGATGAAAAACGCTTGCAAGTTGGCTATAATGAAGATGAAATTCGTCGTTTTCTGCCGCGTAAAGTTCGCACTTATCAATTAAAAGAAGCACAGCGTTTAGTCAATTAA
- a CDS encoding YjbE family integral membrane protein (product_source=TIGR03717; cog=COG0861; pfam=PF03741; superfamily=81338; tigrfam=TIGR03717; transmembrane_helix_parts=Inside_1_4,TMhelix_5_27,Outside_28_41,TMhelix_42_64,Inside_65_68,TMhelix_69_88,Outside_89_132,TMhelix_133_155,Inside_156_161,TMhelix_162_179,Outside_180_193,TMhelix_194_213,Inside_214_218), whose translation MEHELILSVFMIIGIDLILGGDNAIVIAMACRNLPEKQRSKAIIFGTILAVFCRILLTIMAVYLLQIPFLKLAGGIFLLYIAFSFITGNEDDPSINSYQSLGKAIQTIVLADLVMGFDNVIAIAGAANGHFELVLFGLVISIPIIVWGSHIILLLMNRFPIIIYAGGGILAYTAGKMIAHEKWTQVVFSNHPSLQLTIPYATTIFILFSSLLYRTKYL comes from the coding sequence ATGGAGCATGAGTTAATTCTTTCTGTTTTCATGATTATTGGAATCGATTTAATATTAGGTGGAGATAACGCCATTGTGATTGCCATGGCTTGTCGAAATCTTCCTGAAAAACAGCGAAGTAAAGCAATTATTTTTGGAACGATCTTAGCTGTGTTTTGTCGAATCTTGTTAACGATCATGGCTGTTTATTTATTACAAATTCCATTTTTAAAGCTTGCAGGAGGAATTTTTTTATTATATATCGCTTTTTCCTTCATAACTGGAAATGAAGATGATCCCTCCATCAACAGTTATCAATCATTGGGAAAAGCCATTCAAACGATTGTTTTGGCTGATCTTGTAATGGGATTTGATAACGTCATTGCCATTGCTGGAGCTGCAAATGGTCATTTTGAATTAGTATTATTCGGCCTTGTCATTTCTATACCAATTATTGTATGGGGAAGTCATATTATTTTACTATTAATGAATCGCTTTCCTATCATTATTTACGCAGGTGGCGGGATATTAGCCTACACAGCGGGAAAAATGATTGCACATGAAAAATGGACCCAAGTGGTATTTTCGAATCATCCTTCCTTGCAATTGACAATCCCGTATGCTACGACGATCTTTATCCTGTTTTCAAGCCTCTTGTATCGAACAAAATATTTATAA
- a CDS encoding adapter protein MecA 1/2 (product_source=KO:K16511; cog=COG4862; ko=KO:K16511; pfam=PF05389), giving the protein MEIERINEHTVKFYISYIDIEERGFDREEIWYNRERSEELFWEMMDEINEEEDFPIEGPLWIQVQANDKGLEVIVTKAQLSKDGQKIELPLLDDKLKDFPVDENIESLLDKHFNTSSHREENAQTEQLEFVMKFDDFEHVISLSKHELEGFRNSLYVFEGKYYLYVEFLEENDEMIEDILSVVLEYGQESRVTIHRLDEYGKLIMKDNALDQVRKHFS; this is encoded by the coding sequence ATGGAAATCGAACGTATTAATGAACATACCGTTAAGTTTTACATTTCATATATTGATATAGAAGAGCGCGGCTTTGACCGTGAAGAAATATGGTACAATCGAGAACGCAGTGAAGAATTGTTTTGGGAAATGATGGATGAAATAAATGAGGAAGAAGATTTTCCGATTGAAGGACCTCTTTGGATTCAAGTTCAAGCAAATGATAAAGGACTTGAGGTCATTGTAACAAAAGCACAATTATCCAAAGACGGGCAAAAAATTGAGCTTCCATTGCTTGATGATAAACTAAAGGACTTTCCTGTAGATGAAAATATTGAATCATTATTAGATAAGCATTTCAATACTTCTTCTCATCGAGAAGAAAATGCTCAAACGGAACAATTAGAATTCGTTATGAAATTCGATGATTTTGAACATGTTATTTCCCTTTCCAAGCATGAGCTTGAAGGCTTCCGTAATAGCTTGTATGTGTTTGAAGGGAAATATTATTTATACGTAGAGTTCTTAGAAGAAAACGATGAAATGATTGAAGATATTTTGAGCGTTGTTTTGGAATATGGACAAGAATCAAGAGTTACAATTCATCGTTTAGATGAGTATGGAAAACTAATCATGAAGGACAATGCCTTAGACCAAGTTCGAAAGCACTTTTCTTAA
- a CDS encoding cardiolipin synthase (product_source=KO:K06131; cath_funfam=3.30.870.10; cog=COG1502; ko=KO:K06131; pfam=PF13091,PF13396; smart=SM00155; superfamily=56024; tigrfam=TIGR04265; transmembrane_helix_parts=Inside_1_6,TMhelix_7_24,Outside_25_27,TMhelix_28_50,Inside_51_56,TMhelix_57_79,Outside_80_503), producing MKNTIQVIVFILGLAVLLFLTRNYWEQWLLGAVSVIFTLSIIFIGFVIFLENRHPTQTLTWIVVLGSFPLIGFLFYLFFGRNVRKQRLFKQKALIDEKAFAQFEKGFHSYEEKMSRMRNHQKLLFKLAHSLGNSPISFNTYTKVLTNGIETFDHIFKELEKAKDHIHLEYYIVRHDVIGQKLKNLLIRKAKEGVQVRFLFDAVGSWQLSKKYQRELKEAGVEMIPFLPVKLPFLSNKINFRNHRKIIVIDGSVGFVGGLNIGDEYLGRNPYFGFWRDTHLMVKGEAVRSLQLIFLQDWYYMTGNRLLTEKYLTSQLEIPEQTGGVQLIAGGPDNKWEVIKNLFFSMICSAKDSIWIASPYFIPDEDIKTALKVAALSGIDVRLLVPKKPDKRIVFYASRSYFPELLEAGVKVYEYEKGFMHSKIIIVDNELASIGTANMDMRSFHLNFEVNAFLYRTESIETLTDEFVRDLQSSHHIIEEEFQKRPIYIKLIESTSRLLSPLL from the coding sequence ATGAAAAATACGATACAAGTCATCGTTTTTATCTTAGGACTAGCGGTATTATTATTTTTAACACGCAACTATTGGGAACAATGGCTTCTTGGGGCTGTTTCAGTGATTTTTACGTTATCGATTATTTTCATTGGATTTGTTATCTTCTTAGAGAATCGCCATCCAACCCAAACGTTGACGTGGATTGTGGTGCTTGGTAGCTTTCCGTTAATAGGCTTTTTATTCTACTTATTTTTTGGGCGAAATGTTCGCAAGCAACGCCTTTTTAAGCAAAAAGCATTAATTGATGAAAAAGCCTTTGCTCAATTTGAAAAGGGATTTCATTCTTATGAAGAAAAAATGAGCCGAATGAGAAACCATCAAAAGCTATTATTTAAGCTGGCTCATTCGCTAGGAAACAGTCCAATTTCCTTTAATACATATACAAAAGTATTAACAAATGGAATTGAAACATTTGATCATATTTTCAAGGAATTAGAGAAAGCGAAGGATCACATTCATTTAGAATATTATATTGTTCGCCATGATGTTATTGGACAAAAATTAAAAAATTTATTAATTCGAAAAGCAAAAGAAGGAGTTCAAGTAAGATTTTTATTTGATGCTGTTGGCAGCTGGCAGCTTTCCAAAAAATATCAGCGTGAATTAAAAGAAGCGGGCGTGGAAATGATTCCATTTTTGCCTGTAAAACTTCCTTTTTTATCAAACAAAATTAATTTCCGTAATCACCGAAAAATCATCGTCATCGATGGATCAGTTGGGTTTGTAGGTGGTCTAAATATAGGAGATGAGTATTTAGGAAGAAACCCATATTTTGGATTTTGGCGTGACACACATTTAATGGTCAAGGGAGAAGCGGTCCGGTCTTTGCAATTAATATTTCTGCAAGATTGGTATTATATGACGGGGAATCGATTGTTAACAGAAAAATACTTGACCTCACAGCTTGAAATTCCTGAGCAGACTGGTGGTGTCCAGTTAATTGCTGGTGGACCTGATAATAAGTGGGAAGTAATAAAAAATCTATTTTTCTCGATGATCTGTTCAGCTAAAGATTCCATTTGGATTGCTTCCCCTTACTTTATCCCTGATGAAGATATAAAAACTGCGTTAAAGGTTGCCGCTTTAAGTGGAATTGATGTTCGACTCCTTGTACCGAAAAAGCCAGATAAACGAATTGTTTTTTATGCGTCTCGTTCATATTTTCCGGAACTATTAGAAGCTGGCGTCAAAGTGTATGAATACGAAAAAGGGTTTATGCATAGTAAAATTATTATCGTTGATAACGAGCTTGCTTCCATTGGCACCGCAAATATGGACATGCGCAGCTTTCACTTAAACTTCGAAGTCAATGCCTTTTTATATCGAACGGAATCAATCGAAACTTTAACAGATGAGTTTGTTCGAGACCTGCAATCATCCCATCATATCATCGAAGAGGAGTTTCAAAAGCGTCCAATATATATTAAACTCATTGAATCGACTTCAAGATTGCTGTCACCATTGCTATAA
- a CDS encoding competence CoiA-like predicted nuclease (product_source=COG4469; cog=COG4469; pfam=PF06054; superfamily=57783) yields MLIAKDGQNKVIDLTSTTWTKEELNELKKTKKFFCPACKHSVQLKVGKVRIPHFAHIHHKSCQFDSEHESIYHMKGKFQLFHWLKHQRLTSELEKYFPTIKQRSDVFVQYKNQSVPIEYQCSKIPIEHINQRTDGYLKEKMMPLWVLGGTLLQRKQAFAYRFTSFHWSFIRLNNNEQPFLLSYCSNLQSFILLEMIIPFSKQIVFAQTSLFPIKKMSFVELLNPMFQNLSTHFYEEWFRKVYCFRQNRKVKLSKAERMLQTMLYEQAGLPLICLPSEAFFPLSSGWMIDESVYIWQSIVLIALQKIPERSVFHLEKVVWFIRPFVRFFPIRENRCSHGMKLQSVILQYFNSLTEVGILTKVGPYSFRKNKDILLQKNLETIIRRDQQLLQNICQKYEV; encoded by the coding sequence ATGCTTATCGCAAAAGATGGGCAAAATAAGGTAATTGATTTAACAAGCACTACATGGACAAAAGAAGAGCTAAATGAATTGAAAAAAACGAAAAAATTTTTTTGTCCAGCATGCAAACATTCTGTGCAGCTAAAAGTAGGAAAAGTGAGGATCCCGCATTTTGCCCATATTCACCATAAAAGCTGCCAGTTTGATTCTGAACATGAAAGCATTTATCATATGAAAGGGAAATTCCAGCTTTTTCATTGGCTCAAGCATCAAAGGCTAACGAGTGAGCTGGAAAAATATTTTCCAACGATTAAGCAACGTTCAGATGTGTTTGTTCAATACAAAAATCAATCAGTGCCGATTGAGTATCAATGCTCTAAAATACCTATCGAGCACATCAATCAACGAACAGACGGATATCTTAAGGAAAAGATGATGCCGCTTTGGGTATTAGGGGGGACACTTTTACAACGAAAGCAAGCTTTTGCGTATCGATTTACATCTTTCCACTGGTCTTTTATCCGCTTGAACAACAACGAACAACCTTTTCTTCTCTCTTATTGCTCGAATCTCCAATCGTTTATTCTTCTCGAAATGATCATCCCTTTCTCTAAGCAAATTGTTTTTGCGCAAACTTCTTTATTTCCAATTAAGAAAATGAGTTTCGTCGAATTGCTCAATCCTATGTTTCAGAACTTGTCTACACATTTTTATGAAGAGTGGTTTCGAAAAGTTTATTGTTTTCGACAAAATCGAAAAGTTAAGCTTAGTAAAGCTGAGAGGATGCTCCAGACGATGTTATATGAACAAGCTGGCCTACCGCTTATATGTTTACCTTCTGAAGCGTTTTTCCCTTTATCTTCTGGATGGATGATCGATGAGTCCGTTTATATTTGGCAAAGCATCGTATTAATTGCTTTACAAAAAATACCTGAACGAAGCGTTTTTCATTTAGAAAAGGTGGTGTGGTTCATTCGCCCGTTCGTCCGTTTTTTTCCGATTCGTGAAAATAGATGTTCTCATGGAATGAAGCTACAATCTGTGATCCTACAATATTTCAATTCTTTAACAGAGGTTGGTATCCTTACAAAAGTAGGTCCATATTCATTTCGAAAAAACAAGGACATTCTACTTCAAAAAAATCTTGAAACGATCATTAGACGCGATCAACAACTTTTGCAAAATATATGTCAAAAATATGAAGTATGA
- a CDS encoding oligoendopeptidase F (product_source=KO:K08602; cath_funfam=1.10.287.830; cog=COG1164; ko=KO:K08602; pfam=PF01432,PF08439; superfamily=55486; tigrfam=TIGR00181) yields the protein MAEQSAVKKLPKREEINKEYTWRLEDIFATDEEWEKEFQEVKQAIPKIAEYKGKLGESAEILFEALKYQDQVMERLERLYTYAHMRYDQDTTNSFYQGLNDRASMLYSEASSVSSYMVPEILAIDEEKIQTFLRENVQLKLYEHALNEINRKRPHVLSAEQEAILAQAAEALASSSNTYAKLNNADLEFPVIQDEKGEDVEVTHGRYISFMESSNRRVRKDAFHAVYSTYDKFKNTFASTLNGVVKKDNFYAEVRRYETARQAALSANNIPEEVYDNLIKTIHQYLPLLHRYVSLRKKALNVDELHMYDLYTPLVKDVEMKVTYEEAKDILLKGLAPLGEEYISILKEGFANRWVDVYENKGKRSGAYSSGAYGTNPYILMNWQDNVNNLFTLAHEFGHSVHSYYTRKHQPYPYGNYSIFVAEVASTCNENILNDYLLKTIDDEKKRLFLLNHYLEGFRGTVFRQTMFAEFEHDIHIRAQNGEPLTPDLLTNIYYELNKKYFGDEIVVDQEIGLEWARIPHFYYNFYVYQYATGFSAATALSEQIINEGESAVNRYIQFLKAGSSDYPIEVLKKAGVDMTTSKPIEQACKVFEEKLTEMEQLLLK from the coding sequence ATGGCTGAACAATCAGCTGTAAAAAAACTTCCGAAACGTGAAGAAATAAACAAAGAATATACATGGAGATTAGAAGACATTTTTGCCACAGATGAAGAGTGGGAAAAGGAATTTCAAGAAGTGAAACAAGCCATTCCTAAAATTGCTGAATACAAAGGAAAGCTAGGGGAATCAGCTGAGATATTATTTGAAGCACTAAAATATCAAGATCAGGTCATGGAGAGGCTCGAAAGGCTTTATACATATGCCCATATGCGCTATGACCAGGATACGACGAATTCATTTTACCAAGGGTTAAATGATCGTGCTTCCATGCTTTATTCAGAAGCTTCCAGCGTTTCTTCTTACATGGTTCCGGAAATTTTAGCGATTGATGAAGAGAAGATCCAAACCTTTTTACGAGAGAATGTACAATTAAAGCTTTATGAACATGCCTTAAACGAAATTAATCGCAAGCGTCCACATGTGCTATCGGCAGAACAAGAGGCTATTTTAGCACAAGCGGCAGAAGCGTTAGCGTCATCAAGTAACACCTATGCAAAGCTTAATAATGCAGATCTGGAATTTCCAGTTATTCAAGATGAAAAAGGTGAAGATGTCGAAGTAACACATGGGCGTTACATTAGCTTTATGGAAAGCAGCAACCGCCGAGTGCGGAAGGATGCGTTCCACGCTGTTTACAGCACTTATGACAAGTTTAAAAATACATTTGCTAGTACATTAAATGGAGTCGTTAAAAAAGACAATTTTTATGCAGAAGTTCGCCGCTATGAAACAGCGCGACAAGCGGCTTTAAGTGCGAATAATATTCCAGAGGAAGTTTATGATAATCTGATTAAGACAATCCATCAATATTTGCCTTTATTGCACCGTTACGTATCATTGAGAAAAAAAGCATTAAATGTCGATGAATTACACATGTATGACTTATATACTCCTCTAGTAAAAGATGTTGAAATGAAAGTAACATATGAAGAAGCAAAGGACATTTTGCTAAAAGGGCTGGCTCCTTTAGGAGAGGAATACATTAGCATTTTAAAAGAGGGATTTGCTAATCGCTGGGTTGATGTATATGAAAACAAAGGAAAGCGAAGCGGAGCTTATTCTTCAGGTGCATATGGTACAAATCCATATATCTTGATGAACTGGCAGGATAATGTCAATAACTTGTTTACACTTGCCCATGAGTTTGGTCATTCCGTTCATAGCTATTACACAAGAAAGCATCAGCCGTATCCATACGGAAATTATTCCATTTTCGTTGCCGAAGTCGCTTCAACGTGCAATGAAAATATTTTAAATGACTACTTGTTAAAGACCATTGATGATGAAAAGAAACGATTATTCCTGTTAAATCATTATTTAGAAGGATTTAGGGGAACTGTTTTCCGTCAAACGATGTTTGCTGAATTTGAGCACGATATTCATATTCGAGCTCAAAATGGTGAACCGTTAACACCAGATTTATTAACGAACATTTATTATGAGTTAAACAAAAAATATTTTGGGGATGAAATCGTTGTCGATCAAGAAATCGGTTTAGAATGGGCAAGAATTCCACATTTTTATTACAATTTTTATGTATACCAATATGCAACAGGCTTCAGTGCCGCAACGGCTTTAAGTGAACAAATTATCAATGAGGGTGAGTCTGCGGTCAATCGTTATATACAATTTTTAAAAGCTGGCAGCTCTGACTATCCAATCGAAGTGTTGAAAAAAGCAGGGGTCGATATGACAACCTCAAAACCAATTGAACAAGCATGTAAAGTATTTGAAGAAAAGTTAACAGAAATGGAACAGCTTTTATTAAAGTAA
- a CDS encoding hypothetical protein (product_source=Hypo-rule applied; superfamily=103481; transmembrane_helix_parts=Inside_1_6,TMhelix_7_24,Outside_25_27,TMhelix_28_50,Inside_51_57) — MKKIHIIFSLLFVVIAFFYHLLGLMKMAPLYLTSPLLFFSIFITILILNHKKTFRGF, encoded by the coding sequence ATGAAAAAAATTCATATCATATTCTCGCTATTGTTTGTAGTCATCGCCTTTTTCTATCATTTACTCGGTTTAATGAAGATGGCACCTCTTTATCTTACATCACCGCTTTTGTTTTTTTCTATTTTTATTACAATTTTAATCCTTAATCATAAAAAAACCTTTCGCGGCTTTTAA